The Oryza glaberrima chromosome 9, OglaRS2, whole genome shotgun sequence genome includes a window with the following:
- the LOC127785010 gene encoding glutamate receptor 2.8-like translates to MGRAVGRAAFLFLFLSLTVAQNITKNGAGTLDVGVILHLKSLVGKIARTSVLMAVEDFYSVHRNFKTKLVLHIRDSNGDDVQAASEAIDLLENYNVRAIVGPQKSSEATFVSDLGNKSQVPVISFTATNPALSSINVPYFLRGTLSDVAQVNTIAALIKAYDWREVVPIYEDTDYGRGIIPYLADALQEFGAFMPYRSAISESATTDQLERELYKLMTMQTRVYVVHMSLNIASILFAKAKDLGMMSEDYAWILTDGISNIVNSLNTSILEKMNGAIGVRFYVPASKELDDFTTRWNKRFKEDNPNDPPSQLSTFGLWGYDTIWALAQAAEKVRMADAIFRKQKDGKNSTSLGTLGISTIGPELLDSILHSKFRGLSGEFDLRNRQLEFSTFQIINVVGGRSKEIGFWTTKHGIFRQINENISKTTNVNSMPGLNRVMWPGEVYTVPKGWQIPTNGKKLRVGVRTSGYPEFMKVERNTATNEITASGYAIDVFEEALKRLPYAIPYEYVAFDDGQGVNSGSYNDFVYQVHLGVYDAAIGDITIRYNRTSYVDFTLPYTESGVAMIVPVKDDRDKNTWVFLKPLTTGLWFGSIAFFIYTAVVIWLLERRINNAELTGSFFRQLGIAIYFSFFADRERVDSILSRLVVIVWVFVLLVITSSYTANLSSMLTVQQLQPTVTDIHELLKSGEYVGYRNGSYLSDLLEGLGFDRTKMRAYENPDEFADALAKGSQNGGIAAVVHEVPYIKIFLAKHCKGYTMVGPIYKSEGFGFAFPKRSPLVYDFSRAILNITEGDSIIHIEKKWIEDQHACQNDGTMIGSSSLNFNSFSGLFLVTGVASTSALLIALMMTLYKNKHRIRDSIRRGQTQKEYERETINEQNQERTIDSNQVQNLQLTVPDDSNEYTCQQEGEISIEISPASGIQTSQDIASHRTSRNG, encoded by the exons GTGATCCTCCACCTGAAGTCGCTGGTGGGCAAAATAGCACGTACTAGCGTTTTGATGGCTGTCGAAGATTTCTACTCGGTCCACAGGAACTTCAAGACAAAGCTGGTTCTCCACATTAGAGATTCCAATGGAGATGATGTCCAAGCTGCATCAGAAG CAATTGACCTGCTGGAAAATTACAACGTGAGAGCTATCGTTGGCCCACAAAAATCTTCAGAGGCTACGTTTGTGTCTGATCTTGGGAACAAGAGCCAAGTCCCAGTAATCTCCTTCACAGCAACAAACCCTGCTCTTTCATCCATCAATGTGCCATATTTTTTGCGTGGAACGTTAAGTGATGTTGCTCAAGTGAATACCATTGCTGCTCTCATTAAGGCATATGACTGGAGGGAAGTGGTACCCATTTATGAGGATACAGACTATGGTAGGGGCATCATACCATACCTGGCTGATGCTCTCCAAGAATTTGGAGCTTTTATGCCATATCGCAGTGCAATATCTGAATCAGCAACTACTGACCAACTTGAGAGAGAACTCTACAAGCTAATGACAATGCAGACTAGAGTCTATGTTGTTCATATGTCATTGAACATTGCCTCCATTCTCTTCGCAAAGGCTAAGGACTTAGGAATGATGAGCGAAGATTATGCATGGATTTTGACAGATGGCATTTCAAATATTGTTAATTCTCTAAACACTTCAATTCTAGAGAAAATGAATGGTGCAATTGGTGTCAGGTTCTATGTGCCTGCATCAAAGGAACTTGATGACTTCACTACAAGATGGAATAAGAGGTTCAAAGAAGACAACCCAAATGATCCACCATCACAACTAAGCACTTTCGGTCTTTGGGGTTATGATACTATCTGGGCCTTAGCACAGGCAGCAGAAAAAGTAAGAATGGCTGATGCTATATTTCGAAAGCAGAAAGACGGAAAGAACTCAACAAGTTTGGGAACTCTGGGAATTTCTACAATTGGTCCAGAACTCTTAGACTCGATCTTACATAGTAAGTTTCGAGGCCTAAGTGGTGAATTTGACCTTAGAAACAGGCAGCTGGAATTTTCCACATTCCAGATAATTAATGTGGTTGGAGGCAGGTCAAAAGAAATAGGCTTTTGGACAACAAAGCATGGAATATTCAGGCAAATAAACGAAAATATATCAAAAACAACAAACGTGAACTCTATGCCTGGTCTTAATCGAGTGATGTGGCCAGGAGAAGTATATACGGTGCCTAAAGGATGGCAAATTCCCACTAATGGAAAGAAGCTCCGTGTAGGTGTACGGACAAGTGGATATCCCGAGTTTATGAAGGTGGAAAGGAATACTGCCACCAATGAAATAACTGCTTCTGGATATGCAATCGATGTATTTGAAGAGGCGTTAAAGAGACTTCCGTATGCAATACCTTATGAATATGTAGCATTTGATGACGGACAAGGAGTAAACTCTGGGAGCTATAATGATTTTGTCTACCAAGTTCATCTTGGG GTATATGATGCAGCAATTGGGGATATAACCATCAGGTACAATAGAACTTCATATGTCGATTTCACACTACCTTATACTGAATCAGGGGTGGCAATGATTGTGCCAGTTAAGGACGACAGGGATAAGAATACATGGGTTTTCTTGAAGCCATTAACTACTGGCTTGTGGTTTGGAAGCATTGCTTTCTTCATCTACACAGCAGTTGTAATATGGCTGTTGGAGCGAAGAATTAACAATGCTGAACTGACTGGTTCATTTTTTCGCCAGCTTGGGATTGCAATATATTTCTCATTCTTTGCAGATA GGGAAAGGGTGGACAGTATTTTGTCTAGATTGGTTGTCATCGTATGGGTCTTTGTGCTTCTTGTGATTACATCAAGCTATACAGCCAATTTATCTTCAATGCTAACGGTGCAACAGCTTCAACCTACCGTGACTGACATTCATGAACTCCTTAAAAGTGGAGAATATGTAGGGTATCGTAATGGCTCTTATTTGTCCGATTTACTAGAAGGACTTGGTTTTGACAGGACGAAAATGAGGGCATATGAAAATCCAGATGAGTTTGCTGATGCACTTGCTAAAGGGAGCCAAAATGGAGGTATTGCAGCAGTCGTACATGAAGTTCCATACATCAAAATATTTCTTGCAAAGCATTGCAAAGGGTACACAATGGTCGGACCAATTTACAAATCTGAAGGCTTTGGCTTT GCATTTCCCAAACGATCCCCACTAGTTTATGACTTCTCAAGGGCAATCCTCAACATAACAGAGGGAGATTCTATAATTCATATAGAAAAGAAATGGATTGAGGACCAGCATGCCTGTCAGAATGATGGCACCATGATCGGCTCAAGCAGTCTAAACTTCAACAGCTTTTCAGGACTTTTTCTAGTCACAGGAGTTGCTTCAACCTCAGCCCTTTTAATAGCCCTGATGATGACTCTCTACAAGAATAAGCACAGGATAAGGGACAGCATACGTCGTGGGCAGACTCAGAAAGAATATGAAAGAGAGACAataaatgaacaaaatcaaGAAAGGACAATAGACTCCAACCAGGTCCAGAACCTGCAACTGACAGTGCCAGATGATTCAAATGAATATACCTGCCAACAAGAGGGAGAAATATCCATAGAGATAAGCCCAGCTTCAGGGATCCAAACAAGTCAGGATATTGCATCTCACAGAACATCGAGAAACGGCTAA